The Oxalobacteraceae bacterium OTU3CINTB1 genome includes a window with the following:
- a CDS encoding 5'/3'-nucleotidase SurE — protein sequence MNHRLMAGVGLAVCASPALALNILVANDDGLTSNVKALYDELKAAGHSVIVSVPCTGQSGRSAAIVMYSTTTIVADNDKTQIEAEGGCHNGAAPVGAPAVGAFTKSGYTGGDYNYVHGTPVMATMYGLDVLATARWGKAPDLVLSGPNEGQNVGKLAINSGTIGNVQFAAGRGIPAIALSASADSADNSGLANPKSRVVAQLTVKLIAALQSKAGASPLLPGGLALNVNFPDTPAANTGWAFSRQGTYDSYRLKFSSAAPWGLSGTAPGSPTAEQAEDEALLYRTKVAVTAFQVGYEQRPAGQQWLRLRLRDLFAQ from the coding sequence ATGAATCACCGTTTGATGGCCGGCGTCGGTCTGGCCGTCTGTGCCAGCCCGGCGTTAGCACTGAACATCCTGGTTGCCAACGACGACGGCCTGACCAGCAACGTCAAGGCCCTGTACGACGAGCTCAAGGCCGCCGGCCATTCCGTCATCGTCTCGGTGCCCTGCACGGGCCAGAGCGGGCGCAGCGCCGCCATCGTCATGTACAGCACCACGACCATTGTGGCCGACAACGACAAGACCCAGATCGAAGCCGAGGGCGGCTGCCACAACGGCGCGGCGCCGGTCGGCGCACCGGCGGTGGGCGCGTTCACCAAGAGCGGCTACACGGGAGGCGATTACAACTATGTGCATGGAACGCCGGTCATGGCCACCATGTACGGGCTCGACGTTCTGGCCACGGCGCGCTGGGGCAAGGCGCCGGACCTGGTATTGTCCGGGCCCAATGAGGGACAAAACGTCGGCAAGCTGGCGATCAACTCCGGCACCATCGGCAACGTGCAGTTCGCCGCAGGGCGCGGCATTCCCGCCATCGCCCTGAGCGCCAGCGCCGACAGCGCCGACAACAGCGGCCTGGCCAATCCAAAGTCGCGCGTGGTGGCGCAACTGACCGTCAAACTGATCGCCGCGCTGCAATCGAAGGCGGGCGCGTCCCCGCTGCTGCCAGGCGGACTGGCGTTGAACGTGAATTTCCCGGACACTCCGGCCGCCAACACCGGCTGGGCTTTCTCGCGCCAGGGCACCTACGACAGCTATCGCCTGAAGTTCAGCAGCGCCGCGCCATGGGGGCTGAGCGGCACGGCGCCGGGGTCGCCGACCGCCGAACAGGCCGAGGATGAAGCGTTGCTGTACCGGACCAAGGTGGCGGTAACCGCGTTCCAGGTCGGCTATGAACAGCGCCCCGCCGGCCAGCAATGGCTGCGCCTGCGCCTGCGCGACCTGTTTGCCCAATGA
- a CDS encoding TonB-dependent receptor, translated as MSLAAAASDDTAPLQQVEVRGPGSSQLRRDEAVGRIVIGRDDLQRYGETTLADALKRQPGLSVVGGEIRMRGLGAGYTQILIDGQPAPANFDIATLSPELIERVEIQRSAQVDASAQSVAGSLNIVLRKAAGAARSTAKISAERQAGETSPTATVQWIARSGAVGYGLTTTASETRRRDRIATGEQTSDAGVTAVRRLEDEGYTRTRRLSAAPRADVKLDGGNTLTWQGLVDLSHIDARGAQSEDTLQGSPTASPDSNWRSLSKNWLVKSDLAWMQRFDAGSLTLKAGVEAGNRDGDYLFHGIDAGGTPWLNRAVLSRAYQRRANTSGKYLTPLAAGHDVVIGWDASQVRREESRHQRDTNPRQPDAAPSYTLDQDYNASVEQVALFAQDEWSVTPRLQAYLGLRWEGLETRTWGPGKAATASRVWSPVAQVAWKLPDSARDQLRLALARTYKAPQPRDLVPRRYTINNDNGPTQPDYQGNPSLRPELAWGLDAALESYFARDAMVSVSAYVRRIQDVVQLRLWQENGVWVSSPANGGVADVRGVEIDARVPLKLAWAGGTTVELRTNLSRNWSRVEGVAGPDNRLGNQAPLTANLGMDWRMPQGRGAGANLRFVGGWRARTAQSLVQETGVVRELEAYATWPAAGGRLRLTVANLLQSARNSGKRYNDGLYASTRLSLDEQRPVFRFQYEVQQ; from the coding sequence CGCATCGTGATCGGCCGCGACGACCTGCAGCGCTATGGCGAGACGACATTGGCGGACGCGCTGAAGCGGCAGCCCGGCCTGAGCGTCGTCGGCGGCGAGATACGCATGCGCGGCCTCGGCGCAGGCTACACCCAAATCCTCATCGACGGCCAGCCCGCGCCCGCCAACTTTGACATCGCCACCTTGTCGCCGGAGCTGATCGAGCGCGTCGAAATCCAGCGCAGCGCGCAAGTCGATGCCAGCGCGCAATCGGTCGCCGGCTCGCTCAACATCGTATTGCGCAAGGCGGCGGGCGCCGCGCGGAGCACCGCAAAAATCAGCGCCGAGCGGCAGGCCGGCGAAACCAGCCCTACCGCGACCGTCCAATGGATCGCACGCAGCGGCGCGGTCGGCTATGGCCTGACCACAACCGCCAGCGAGACGCGGCGGCGCGACCGCATCGCCACCGGCGAACAAACCAGCGATGCCGGCGTCACCGCCGTGCGCCGCCTGGAGGATGAGGGTTACACCCGCACCCGTCGCCTCAGCGCCGCCCCACGCGCCGACGTCAAGCTCGACGGCGGCAACACGTTGACATGGCAAGGACTGGTCGATCTGTCCCATATCGATGCGCGCGGCGCGCAGTCGGAGGACACGCTGCAGGGATCCCCCACCGCGTCGCCCGACTCCAACTGGCGATCGCTGTCTAAAAACTGGCTGGTGAAGTCGGACCTGGCTTGGATGCAGCGCTTCGATGCCGGCAGTCTCACGCTCAAGGCGGGCGTGGAGGCCGGCAACCGGGACGGCGACTACCTTTTCCACGGCATCGACGCGGGCGGCACGCCCTGGCTGAATCGCGCCGTCCTGTCGCGCGCCTACCAGCGCCGCGCCAACACCAGCGGAAAATACCTGACACCGCTGGCCGCCGGCCATGACGTCGTGATCGGCTGGGACGCGTCCCAGGTGCGACGCGAAGAAAGCCGCCACCAGCGCGACACCAACCCGCGGCAGCCGGACGCCGCGCCCTCGTACACCCTGGATCAAGACTACAACGCCAGCGTCGAGCAAGTGGCGCTGTTCGCCCAGGACGAGTGGAGCGTCACGCCGCGCCTGCAAGCGTATCTTGGCTTGCGTTGGGAAGGACTGGAAACGCGCACCTGGGGGCCGGGCAAGGCCGCGACAGCCTCGCGCGTCTGGAGTCCGGTGGCCCAAGTGGCCTGGAAGCTTCCCGACAGCGCGCGCGACCAGCTGCGCCTCGCGCTCGCGCGCACCTACAAGGCGCCGCAGCCACGCGATCTGGTGCCGCGCCGCTATACGATCAACAACGACAACGGACCGACGCAGCCGGACTACCAAGGCAATCCGTCGCTGCGCCCGGAGCTGGCCTGGGGCCTGGACGCCGCGCTGGAATCGTATTTTGCACGTGACGCGATGGTCAGTGTCTCGGCGTATGTGCGGCGCATACAGGACGTGGTCCAGCTCAGGCTTTGGCAGGAAAACGGCGTTTGGGTCAGCAGCCCGGCCAATGGCGGCGTCGCCGATGTGCGCGGCGTGGAGATTGACGCACGCGTCCCGCTCAAGCTGGCGTGGGCCGGCGGCACCACGGTCGAGTTGCGGACAAATCTCAGCCGCAACTGGTCGCGCGTCGAAGGTGTGGCCGGCCCCGACAATCGGCTTGGCAACCAGGCGCCGCTGACCGCCAACCTGGGCATGGACTGGCGCATGCCGCAGGGGCGCGGCGCCGGCGCGAACCTCCGCTTTGTCGGCGGCTGGCGGGCGCGAACGGCCCAATCCCTGGTCCAGGAAACCGGCGTCGTCCGCGAGCTGGAAGCCTACGCGACCTGGCCGGCCGCCGGTGGCCGCTTGCGGCTGACAGTGGCCAACCTGCTGCAATCGGCGCGCAACTCCGGCAAACGTTATAACGACGGCCTGTACGCAAGCACCCGCCTGTCCTTAGACGAGCAACGGCCCGTTTTTCGATTCCAGTATGAGGTGCAGCAATGA